From the Brevibacillus choshinensis genome, one window contains:
- a CDS encoding M24 family metallopeptidase, protein MAGYEFGGTILPVKEREKTKDRWLKERLETILPAIMDKHQLDVWVIVGREYHEDPIVETLFPAAVDSSRRLTLFAFFLNEDKTVNRYVIHTNPAFDPFYERVWKQADEDQWECLARLIDEKNPRQIGVNMSQHYSFCDGLSHTFYEKLREVVGQEYATRVVSAEKVALDWLEIRSPEELAAYPAVAETARGLAQEALSNKVIHPGITTTTDVVDWIRQRVNDLGVQTSFYPTVDVVRKGGDRLEGVVILPGDVVHIDFGIHYLGLATDTQQLAYVLHAGEEEAPEGLLAAMRTAIRMEEIIAENFVEGRTGNDIFQKSVKQANQEGIQAMIYSHPLGNHCHAAGPLIGMYDKQQEIPIRGELALQNNTCYAMEFNIRQYIPEWDQEIPVYLEEPISFIANKVQYLAKSQMEYYLIR, encoded by the coding sequence ATGGCTGGATATGAATTTGGCGGAACGATTCTACCTGTAAAAGAAAGAGAGAAGACAAAAGATCGTTGGCTGAAGGAGAGGCTTGAGACTATCCTGCCCGCCATTATGGACAAGCATCAATTGGATGTGTGGGTCATCGTTGGGCGCGAGTATCACGAAGATCCCATCGTGGAAACACTTTTTCCAGCAGCCGTGGACAGCTCTCGTCGGTTGACATTGTTTGCCTTCTTCCTGAATGAAGACAAGACTGTAAATCGATATGTCATACATACCAATCCCGCTTTTGATCCCTTTTATGAAAGGGTATGGAAGCAAGCTGACGAAGATCAGTGGGAATGTTTGGCCCGACTCATAGATGAAAAGAACCCGAGGCAGATCGGGGTGAACATGTCCCAGCACTACAGCTTTTGCGATGGATTGTCGCATACGTTTTATGAAAAGCTACGGGAGGTCGTGGGGCAGGAATACGCAACAAGAGTAGTGAGTGCTGAAAAGGTAGCACTCGATTGGCTCGAAATTCGCAGCCCGGAAGAATTGGCCGCCTACCCTGCGGTCGCGGAGACTGCGAGGGGACTAGCTCAGGAAGCGTTGTCCAACAAGGTGATTCATCCGGGAATTACGACTACGACGGATGTTGTAGACTGGATTCGCCAGCGAGTCAACGATTTGGGAGTTCAGACCTCCTTTTATCCTACCGTTGATGTAGTCAGAAAAGGGGGAGATAGGCTGGAGGGAGTCGTTATTTTGCCTGGGGATGTCGTGCACATTGACTTTGGGATTCACTACTTGGGACTGGCAACGGATACACAACAGCTTGCATACGTGCTGCATGCCGGTGAGGAGGAAGCTCCCGAAGGCTTACTGGCTGCGATGCGGACAGCTATCCGAATGGAAGAGATCATCGCGGAAAATTTCGTAGAAGGACGGACGGGCAACGATATTTTTCAGAAAAGCGTGAAGCAGGCAAACCAGGAAGGCATTCAAGCCATGATCTATTCGCATCCACTAGGAAACCATTGTCATGCAGCGGGACCACTCATTGGCATGTACGACAAGCAGCAGGAGATACCGATCAGAGGTGAATTGGCCCTGCAAAACAACACCTGCTACGCCATGGAATTCAACATTCGTCAGTACATCCCTGAATGGGATCAGGAAATACCGGTTTATTTGGAAGAGCCGATTTCGTTTATCGCAAACAAGGTGCAGTATCTTGCAAAAAGCCAAATGGAATACTACTTGATTCGTTGA
- a CDS encoding VOC family protein, whose amino-acid sequence MSQTNTLRGLTTISFWATDLIAATKWYSELLGFAPYFERLGYVEFRLGDYQHELGIIDSRYAPDGLTAGTGGAVVYWHVDHVEATFEKLLSMGATLLDAPIDRGQGFITASVIDPFGNILGIMYNPHYLKVLDTFTSGE is encoded by the coding sequence ATGAGCCAGACAAATACTTTACGAGGACTCACTACTATCAGCTTTTGGGCAACTGATTTGATAGCAGCTACGAAATGGTATAGTGAGCTGTTAGGCTTCGCTCCTTATTTTGAACGCCTAGGATACGTCGAGTTTCGCCTTGGCGACTACCAGCATGAGCTCGGTATCATCGATAGCCGCTATGCGCCCGATGGTTTAACAGCTGGCACTGGTGGAGCTGTCGTCTATTGGCATGTTGACCATGTGGAAGCAACTTTTGAGAAGTTACTTTCCATGGGAGCTACCCTGCTTGACGCACCCATTGACCGTGGACAGGGGTTCATCACTGCTTCCGTAATCGACCCTTTTGGTAATATCCTCGGCATTATGTATAATCCACATTATTTAAAAGTTCTGGATACCTTCACTAGCGGTGAATAA
- a CDS encoding ABC transporter permease subunit, whose amino-acid sequence MSYVKQLLGMFFLVIAVCGGPFMLYTVKEEIVFAPENVVVRTVYLIQQIAGGSLGTYYLGENERSIAEDIFPFALSTFELLFSSVLIAVVVSLVFGLFLQRFGMVRHIQKGLDLVATIPDFILIFVSILAAIGFYKLTNIRIITLSPTSDADNNWFPMTLLAIGPTIFLMKVISLKYTQIGGEDYIKTALAKGMGIWHVLIHHVYKNIKPFLLADLKKTIAITVANLFIVEYLLNVVGLTRFIFSKSGAYQFNAAVMGLLGIILLSILVYLLIRVILYLFERAVVYK is encoded by the coding sequence TTGTCATATGTGAAACAACTGCTAGGAATGTTTTTCCTGGTCATCGCCGTCTGTGGCGGGCCGTTCATGCTGTATACAGTAAAGGAAGAAATCGTGTTTGCTCCGGAGAATGTAGTGGTGCGCACGGTATACCTGATCCAGCAAATAGCAGGGGGATCCCTGGGAACCTATTATTTAGGGGAGAATGAGAGAAGTATTGCAGAAGATATTTTTCCATTTGCTCTGAGTACGTTTGAGCTGCTATTTTCCAGTGTGTTGATTGCGGTGGTCGTGAGCCTCGTGTTTGGATTGTTCTTGCAACGCTTTGGGATGGTTCGCCATATCCAAAAAGGATTGGATCTGGTGGCTACGATTCCTGATTTTATTCTGATTTTTGTGTCGATTCTAGCGGCGATCGGATTTTACAAGCTGACCAATATCCGCATCATTACCTTGTCACCGACGAGCGACGCAGATAACAACTGGTTCCCGATGACGCTCTTGGCGATAGGTCCCACGATCTTTCTCATGAAAGTAATCAGTCTGAAATATACCCAGATTGGCGGAGAGGATTATATCAAGACAGCGCTGGCGAAAGGAATGGGAATCTGGCATGTGCTGATCCATCATGTGTACAAGAACATCAAGCCATTTTTACTGGCTGACTTGAAAAAAACGATCGCGATCACCGTCGCCAACCTGTTTATCGTCGAGTATTTACTCAATGTGGTCGGTCTGACGCGGTTTATTTTTAGTAAGAGCGGGGCGTATCAATTCAATGCAGCCGTCATGGGGTTATTAGGAATTATTTTATTGTCCATTCTCGTCTATCTCTTGATCCGTGTGATTTTGTACTTGTTTGAACGCGCGGTTGTTTATAAATAG
- a CDS encoding ABC transporter permease encodes MRKRMNWSLWIGAVLVLILVIVGVIGPYVAPYELDFQEKLRNEVVNGKTVIISPPLPPSNEHVFGTDKWGYDMLTLLLHGAPYTVFVTLAVALIRLVIGTGIGLYIGVQDKPQRWWMAIENAWSYMPIFIPVYFLIKGVSINPLMPTSTLVALFIGVVAVLGAPSVASSIRQKTEQIKETQYVLAATSLGAGREQIIFRHILPHLKEQLIIILVTEMVAIMTLMGLLGMFDLFVGGTKMTTDPVLYHSITHEWAGLLGSYRGFVYSNYTWIFLTPLMAFVWAIGSFTLLAKGLREKFEQTYHRTPFI; translated from the coding sequence ATGCGTAAACGAATGAATTGGTCATTATGGATCGGCGCTGTTCTGGTGCTGATCCTGGTCATCGTCGGAGTGATCGGACCTTATGTGGCTCCGTACGAGCTCGACTTCCAAGAAAAGCTGCGTAACGAGGTGGTCAACGGCAAGACGGTGATCATTTCCCCGCCGCTGCCACCGTCCAATGAGCACGTATTTGGTACGGACAAGTGGGGCTACGACATGCTGACCCTGCTGTTGCACGGAGCTCCTTACACTGTCTTCGTGACGTTGGCTGTTGCTCTCATCCGATTGGTCATTGGCACCGGAATTGGGTTGTATATTGGTGTACAGGACAAGCCTCAGCGCTGGTGGATGGCCATCGAAAATGCCTGGAGCTATATGCCGATTTTCATCCCCGTATATTTTCTCATCAAAGGGGTGAGCATCAACCCGCTCATGCCCACATCGACGCTGGTCGCACTGTTTATCGGTGTAGTCGCTGTGTTGGGTGCACCGAGTGTCGCTTCGTCTATTCGACAAAAGACCGAGCAGATCAAGGAAACTCAGTATGTACTGGCAGCGACATCACTTGGAGCGGGGCGTGAGCAGATTATTTTCCGGCACATTTTACCCCATTTAAAAGAGCAGCTCATCATCATCCTGGTGACGGAGATGGTCGCGATCATGACGTTGATGGGGCTTTTAGGAATGTTTGATCTGTTCGTCGGTGGCACAAAAATGACGACGGACCCAGTTTTGTACCACTCCATCACGCATGAGTGGGCTGGATTACTTGGATCCTATCGAGGATTTGTATACAGCAACTACACGTGGATCTTTCTCACGCCTTTGATGGCATTTGTCTGGGCAATCGGCTCCTTTACGCTATTGGCAAAAGGACTCCGGGAAAAATTCGAGCAGACTTACCATCGCACGCCATTTATCTAG
- a CDS encoding helix-turn-helix domain-containing protein: MKGSDQTKPLLTNREREVFELLVQDKTTKEIAGQLFISEKTVRNHISNVMQKLGVKGRSQAVVELVRLGELEI, from the coding sequence TTGAAGGGTAGCGACCAAACCAAGCCGTTGTTAACGAATCGCGAAAGAGAAGTGTTTGAACTCTTGGTCCAAGATAAGACAACCAAAGAGATTGCCGGACAACTCTTCATCAGCGAAAAGACTGTACGCAATCACATTAGCAATGTTATGCAAAAATTAGGTGTCAAAGGTCGATCTCAGGCAGTAGTCGAACTTGTTCGACTTGGTGAACTAGAGATTTGA
- a CDS encoding TetR/AcrR family transcriptional regulator → MPRTKEQNEEIRLRRKEEIMKGALSVYVENGYAAADIGDVAERAGVARGLVYYYYKDKRSLFRDLFMHMFQLSNLHTRKHFSQEGTAVELCAKFATVMYQNLFENSEHVLFFFRMRLDLQELFTKEELHNLLWRDNNLQVVVETLQKGMEAGQIRLMSPELLTEQYWGAIMHGMGFLKRKREALLKQGKTMEEAEQLLKPEVEDATRTCAAIISLNVPS, encoded by the coding sequence GTGCCTCGCACGAAAGAGCAGAACGAAGAGATACGTCTTCGGCGAAAAGAAGAAATTATGAAGGGCGCTCTGAGCGTTTATGTGGAAAATGGTTACGCCGCGGCAGATATCGGGGATGTTGCTGAACGTGCCGGGGTAGCTAGAGGGCTGGTGTATTACTACTACAAAGATAAGCGATCGCTGTTTCGAGATCTGTTTATGCATATGTTTCAGTTGTCCAACTTACACACCCGCAAGCATTTTTCACAGGAAGGAACAGCGGTAGAGCTGTGTGCGAAATTTGCTACCGTCATGTATCAAAATCTATTCGAGAACTCCGAGCACGTCCTATTTTTTTTCCGAATGCGCCTAGATCTGCAAGAGTTGTTCACAAAAGAAGAATTGCACAACCTCTTGTGGCGTGATAACAATTTGCAGGTCGTAGTGGAGACGCTCCAAAAAGGAATGGAGGCAGGGCAAATCCGGCTTATGTCCCCTGAGTTGCTGACGGAACAATATTGGGGTGCTATTATGCACGGGATGGGCTTCTTGAAAAGGAAAAGGGAAGCGTTGCTCAAACAAGGTAAAACCATGGAAGAGGCCGAGCAGCTTCTCAAGCCTGAAGTAGAAGACGCGACGAGAACCTGCGCCGCGATAATCAGTCTGAATGTACCATCATAG
- a CDS encoding ABC transporter ATP-binding protein: MLKLLRFLRPYRYMVVMTMVFVLLQSIANLYLPTLMSDIVNEGIVKENTGYIWKIGGLMLLVSAVGAALSVAASYLSSRAASGFGMRLRSSVFSHIEKFSLQEFDKLGTASLITRTTNDITQVQQVLNMMLRMMVMAPMMCIGGIIMALSKDTHLSLVIIVAIPILALAIFWIGSKGIPYFKAMQTKIDRLNLVLREYLTGIRVVRAFNRTEHEQDRFNQANEDLTETAIKANQIMAGMMPIMMLMMNVTSIAIIWFGGLRISTGHMQVGDLMAFLQYAMQILFSLMMASMMFSMVPRASASAVRIHEVLATDPVILDSEKAGATEADTWGQVTFDQVTFRYPGAEKPALSSISFTAMPGQVTAIIGGTGSGKSTLVSLIPRFYDIESGSVRIGNTDVRDMSQSTLRSKIGFVPQKALLFTGTIADNIRYGKEEATDEEVNHAAQVAQASDFIAGMKDGIHTVLAQGGANLSGGQKQRLSIARALVRKPDVYVFDDSFSALDFKTDAKLRAALKHETGEATVIIVAQRVNTVMDADQIVVLEEGEVAGIGTHQELLANSRIYKEIVKSQLTEEEIA; this comes from the coding sequence TTGCTAAAATTACTGCGTTTCTTGCGGCCTTACCGGTATATGGTCGTGATGACCATGGTATTTGTGCTGCTTCAATCGATTGCGAATCTGTATTTGCCGACGTTGATGTCCGACATCGTCAACGAAGGGATCGTCAAAGAGAACACAGGCTATATATGGAAAATCGGTGGGCTGATGCTGCTAGTATCTGCAGTAGGGGCAGCGTTATCTGTCGCCGCCAGCTATTTGTCCTCCCGAGCCGCTTCTGGTTTTGGGATGAGACTTCGCAGCAGCGTATTTAGCCACATTGAAAAATTCTCTCTTCAGGAATTCGACAAGCTGGGTACGGCATCGCTGATTACCCGGACGACAAATGATATTACGCAAGTCCAACAAGTGTTGAACATGATGTTGCGGATGATGGTCATGGCGCCAATGATGTGTATCGGTGGGATTATTATGGCCTTGTCCAAGGATACTCATCTGTCTCTCGTCATCATTGTGGCAATCCCGATCCTGGCTTTGGCGATTTTCTGGATTGGGTCCAAAGGAATTCCGTATTTCAAAGCGATGCAGACCAAGATCGATAGGCTGAACCTGGTTCTGCGTGAATATTTGACGGGAATTCGCGTCGTCCGTGCTTTTAATCGGACGGAACATGAGCAGGACCGTTTCAATCAGGCGAACGAAGACTTGACTGAGACGGCAATCAAAGCCAATCAAATTATGGCAGGTATGATGCCGATCATGATGTTGATGATGAACGTGACTTCGATTGCCATCATTTGGTTCGGTGGCTTGCGCATCAGTACAGGTCACATGCAGGTCGGCGATTTAATGGCGTTTTTGCAATATGCGATGCAAATTCTTTTCTCGCTCATGATGGCTTCTATGATGTTCAGCATGGTCCCGAGGGCTTCCGCATCTGCGGTCAGGATTCATGAAGTGCTCGCGACTGATCCAGTGATTCTCGACAGTGAAAAGGCTGGAGCAACAGAAGCAGACACTTGGGGACAAGTGACATTTGATCAGGTGACGTTCCGCTATCCAGGTGCAGAGAAGCCTGCTCTGTCTTCCATTTCGTTTACAGCTATGCCGGGTCAAGTAACGGCAATCATCGGGGGGACTGGCTCCGGTAAATCGACGCTTGTCAGTCTGATCCCGCGTTTCTATGATATCGAGAGTGGAAGTGTCCGCATAGGAAATACGGATGTGCGGGATATGTCCCAAAGTACGCTTCGCTCTAAAATCGGGTTCGTACCACAAAAGGCGCTGCTCTTTACGGGAACGATCGCGGACAACATTCGTTATGGAAAAGAAGAGGCGACCGATGAGGAAGTCAACCATGCTGCGCAGGTCGCACAGGCTTCGGATTTTATCGCTGGCATGAAGGATGGGATCCATACCGTTCTTGCGCAAGGTGGGGCGAACCTGTCTGGGGGACAAAAACAACGATTGTCTATCGCTCGAGCCCTAGTGCGTAAGCCAGATGTGTACGTATTCGACGATAGCTTTTCCGCCCTTGATTTCAAGACAGATGCCAAGCTGCGTGCTGCGTTGAAACATGAAACGGGGGAAGCGACGGTCATAATTGTCGCTCAGCGGGTGAATACAGTCATGGATGCTGATCAGATTGTCGTGCTGGAGGAAGGCGAAGTCGCAGGTATCGGTACTCACCAGGAATTGCTCGCGAACAGTCGTATATACAAGGAAATTGTGAAATCCCAGCTGACGGAGGAGGAAATCGCATGA
- a CDS encoding ABC transporter ATP-binding protein translates to MSEEQRRTPPGPPGAGPGPGAQRPMGFGGPGMLTMPGQKAKNFKGTLRRLLGYLKPFRLKLVVVFLTAALSTVFSILSPKLLGNATTTIFEGFMGKVKGVPGATFDFSAVWQIVLTLIVLYLFSSLFAYIQQYLMAGVAQKIVYALRKEVNEKLARLPLKYFDGRTHGEVMSRVVNDVDTISGTLQQSLTQMITSVITLIGVIIMMLTISPLMTLIVIVTLPLSFVVIKQVASRSMPHFKGQQQALGALNGHVEEMYTGHKIVKAFGREKRAIEKFDSINERLYESGWKAQFIAGIMMPLMMFVGNIGYVLVCVVGGILVTRGSISIGDVQAFIQYAQQFSQPITQTANIANIIQSTLVSAERIFEILDEPEELEDTVSPVASSGQEGHVKFENVSFGYKESEPLIRNMNIDVSPGMTVAIVGPTGAGKTTLVNLLMRFYEIGDGRITIDGQDIRSLPRGELRSKFGMVLQDTWLFNGTIKENIAYGRAGASEAEIAQAARAAHADHFVRTLPEGYETVLNEEASNISQGQKQLLTIARAFLADPSILILDEATSSVDTRTEVLIQKAMAGLMEGRTSFVIAHRLSTIRDADLILVMNEGTVIEQGNHEELLEKGGFYADLYNSQFAQSNIQQVG, encoded by the coding sequence ATGAGTGAAGAACAACGGCGCACACCTCCCGGACCTCCAGGAGCGGGACCAGGACCAGGAGCGCAGAGACCGATGGGATTTGGTGGACCAGGGATGCTGACCATGCCTGGCCAAAAAGCAAAAAACTTTAAGGGAACACTGCGTCGCCTGCTCGGCTATCTAAAGCCATTTCGGCTGAAGCTGGTGGTCGTGTTTTTGACAGCTGCGCTTAGCACGGTCTTTAGCATTCTCAGCCCAAAATTGCTCGGGAATGCAACAACGACCATTTTCGAAGGCTTTATGGGAAAAGTAAAAGGAGTGCCAGGGGCGACATTTGATTTTTCTGCTGTGTGGCAAATCGTTTTGACCTTGATCGTACTCTATCTCTTTTCGTCGCTATTTGCGTACATTCAACAGTACCTCATGGCGGGAGTGGCGCAGAAGATTGTTTATGCGCTGCGAAAAGAAGTGAATGAAAAGCTGGCAAGATTACCACTAAAATACTTTGATGGGCGTACCCACGGAGAAGTCATGAGTCGGGTAGTCAATGATGTGGATACGATCAGTGGGACGTTGCAGCAAAGCCTGACCCAGATGATTACCTCTGTCATAACACTGATCGGTGTGATCATCATGATGCTGACCATAAGCCCACTCATGACTCTCATCGTGATAGTTACCCTTCCACTCAGCTTTGTGGTCATCAAGCAGGTGGCCTCTCGTTCCATGCCCCATTTCAAAGGACAGCAGCAGGCTCTCGGAGCGTTAAACGGCCACGTCGAAGAAATGTACACAGGGCATAAAATTGTCAAAGCGTTTGGTCGTGAAAAAAGAGCGATTGAAAAATTCGATTCGATCAACGAGCGCTTGTACGAGTCCGGCTGGAAGGCTCAATTTATCGCCGGAATCATGATGCCGCTTATGATGTTCGTGGGGAATATCGGTTACGTGCTCGTCTGTGTAGTCGGCGGGATCCTTGTGACGCGTGGTAGTATTTCCATCGGGGACGTGCAGGCATTTATCCAGTACGCCCAACAATTTTCACAACCGATTACGCAAACGGCCAACATTGCGAACATCATTCAATCCACGCTTGTTTCTGCGGAGCGGATTTTCGAAATTCTCGATGAACCAGAGGAATTGGAGGATACCGTCTCCCCTGTTGCTTCTTCTGGCCAAGAAGGACATGTGAAATTTGAAAATGTCTCCTTTGGCTACAAAGAGAGTGAACCGCTCATCCGAAATATGAACATCGATGTTAGTCCAGGCATGACTGTGGCCATTGTCGGTCCGACTGGGGCTGGCAAGACGACGCTCGTCAACCTGCTCATGCGATTCTATGAGATCGGAGACGGACGGATCACGATCGATGGACAGGATATCCGCAGCCTGCCGCGTGGGGAGCTGAGAAGCAAGTTCGGGATGGTGCTGCAAGATACGTGGCTGTTCAATGGCACGATCAAGGAGAATATCGCCTACGGTCGGGCAGGAGCGAGTGAAGCGGAGATCGCGCAAGCAGCTCGAGCAGCACATGCTGACCATTTCGTGCGCACACTGCCGGAAGGGTACGAGACGGTACTCAACGAAGAGGCGTCGAATATTTCACAGGGGCAGAAGCAGCTATTGACCATTGCTAGAGCTTTTCTAGCTGATCCTTCCATCCTGATTCTTGACGAGGCGACGAGCAGCGTCGACACTCGGACAGAAGTGCTGATCCAAAAAGCGATGGCAGGTCTGATGGAGGGTAGAACGAGCTTTGTCATCGCGCACCGACTCTCGACGATTCGCGACGCTGATTTGATTCTCGTTATGAATGAAGGAACCGTCATCGAGCAAGGAAATCATGAAGAGCTGCTCGAAAAGGGCGGATTCTACGCAGACTTGTATAATAGCCAGTTTGCGCAAAGCAACATCCAGCAGGTTGGCTAA
- a CDS encoding copper amine oxidase N-terminal domain-containing protein, which produces MKAFVDGQLVQTDVAPFVKDGRALVPVRAISSALKADVKWDADTRTVIITRGEQSITLYLDKKEATVDGKTITLDIAPVLKNGRAFLPLRFISEQFKANVDWQEEGKIVIIDDLQVSDETNEEDQDSASTDDTDAETATDTN; this is translated from the coding sequence GTGAAAGCCTTTGTTGACGGCCAACTGGTTCAAACCGATGTAGCACCTTTCGTAAAAGATGGAAGAGCTTTGGTACCTGTAAGAGCCATTAGCTCCGCTCTGAAGGCAGACGTGAAATGGGATGCTGATACACGTACTGTCATCATTACACGTGGCGAACAGTCCATCACGCTTTATTTGGATAAAAAAGAAGCAACCGTGGATGGAAAGACTATTACACTGGATATCGCACCCGTTCTGAAAAATGGTCGTGCATTCCTACCTCTTCGTTTTATCAGTGAACAATTTAAAGCCAACGTAGATTGGCAAGAAGAAGGAAAGATCGTCATCATTGACGACTTACAGGTGTCAGACGAAACAAATGAAGAAGACCAGGATTCTGCCTCTACCGATGATACAGACGCAGAAACTGCTACTGATACGAACTAA
- a CDS encoding VOC family protein, with the protein MSNLFKRIDTVFVPTRNIEQALDWYVTVLGGSPGWRSEKGEYQSVTFSDTSITLFLTNDENEYLPRHCAFNFYVPGAEAAYDHLVSHGVKVEEISEYGAKYFAFYDRDGNRSEVCEY; encoded by the coding sequence ATGTCAAACCTTTTTAAGCGCATTGATACCGTTTTTGTCCCTACCCGCAATATCGAACAAGCCCTGGATTGGTATGTCACTGTACTAGGAGGCTCTCCGGGATGGCGAAGTGAAAAGGGCGAATATCAGAGTGTCACTTTTTCCGATACGTCGATCACGTTGTTTCTGACGAACGATGAAAATGAGTATTTGCCCAGACATTGCGCATTCAATTTTTATGTACCTGGTGCAGAGGCAGCATACGACCATTTAGTCTCTCATGGCGTTAAGGTCGAAGAAATCAGCGAATATGGAGCCAAGTACTTTGCTTTCTATGATCGCGATGGAAATCGATCGGAGGTTTGTGAGTATTAA
- a CDS encoding GNAT family N-acetyltransferase — translation MNLKTLTEAESNEIITWKYPEPYSFYHFEDNEEVKQELLDGTYFSVRDVTGQLIGFFCFGKNAQVPVGRETGLYEGENVWDLGLGMKPELTGQGFGQTFLNWGIDFALQHYSPSQLRLSVAAFNQRAIRLYSKVGFREVGSFHNKDVLFLVMTMDV, via the coding sequence ATGAATCTGAAGACTTTGACCGAAGCAGAGTCAAACGAAATCATCACTTGGAAATACCCTGAACCATACTCCTTCTATCATTTTGAAGACAATGAGGAAGTAAAGCAGGAGCTGCTGGATGGAACGTACTTTTCTGTGCGTGACGTCACAGGTCAACTCATTGGGTTCTTTTGCTTTGGAAAGAATGCACAGGTGCCAGTGGGAAGAGAGACAGGTCTATACGAAGGCGAAAATGTGTGGGACCTTGGGCTTGGGATGAAACCGGAGCTAACAGGTCAAGGGTTCGGGCAGACCTTTCTAAACTGGGGGATTGACTTTGCGCTGCAGCATTACTCACCGAGTCAATTGCGACTGAGTGTAGCAGCATTTAACCAAAGAGCGATCAGGCTATATTCGAAGGTTGGCTTTCGGGAAGTAGGGTCCTTTCATAACAAGGATGTTTTGTTTCTCGTGATGACAATGGACGTATAG
- the cysK gene encoding cysteine synthase A yields the protein MSVYQNITELIGNTPLVRINRIVPAGAAEVYVKLEKLNPSGSVKDRAAYNLILKAEQAGLIEPGDTIIEPTSGNTGIGLAMNAAAKGYKAILVMPDNMSKERINLLKAYGAQVVLTPSELRMPGAIAKAEELQKEIPRSFIPQQFENKANPDIHRVTTAKEIYEQLDGQLDSFVATAGTGGTITGTGEALREKLPDLYITVVEPKGSPVLSGGKPGPHKLVGTSPGFVPKILNTSIYNEIMQIADEDALQTMKLLGAKEGILVGPSSGASVFAAIEVAKRLGEGKRVVCIAPDSGERYLSMNFF from the coding sequence ATGAGCGTCTATCAAAATATAACCGAGTTGATCGGAAATACCCCTCTCGTACGAATCAATCGGATCGTTCCGGCTGGAGCGGCAGAGGTATATGTGAAGCTGGAGAAGCTGAATCCATCCGGTAGTGTAAAAGACCGGGCAGCCTACAATCTGATTTTGAAGGCGGAACAGGCCGGATTGATCGAGCCAGGAGATACGATTATCGAGCCGACGAGTGGAAATACAGGCATCGGACTTGCGATGAACGCTGCGGCCAAAGGCTATAAAGCGATCCTCGTCATGCCGGACAACATGTCCAAGGAACGAATCAACCTGTTGAAAGCGTACGGGGCACAGGTTGTGCTGACCCCGAGCGAATTGCGGATGCCGGGAGCGATCGCGAAAGCGGAAGAGCTGCAAAAAGAAATCCCACGCAGCTTCATTCCCCAGCAATTTGAGAACAAGGCTAATCCCGATATTCATCGAGTGACGACAGCAAAGGAGATCTATGAGCAGCTGGATGGGCAGCTGGACTCTTTCGTAGCGACAGCGGGAACGGGAGGCACGATTACGGGAACCGGAGAGGCTTTGCGCGAAAAGCTACCGGATCTGTATATCACCGTAGTGGAACCAAAAGGCTCTCCTGTCTTGTCCGGAGGCAAACCAGGTCCGCACAAGCTGGTCGGCACCAGCCCTGGCTTCGTCCCGAAAATTCTCAACACCAGCATTTACAACGAGATCATGCAAATTGCCGATGAGGATGCGTTGCAGACAATGAAGCTTCTTGGTGCTAAAGAAGGCATTCTGGTAGGTCCGTCCTCAGGTGCATCCGTCTTTGCAGCTATTGAGGTGGCGAAGCGACTCGGTGAGGGTAAACGAGTCGTGTGTATCGCACCGGATTCGGGAGAGCGATACTTGAGTATGAATTTCTTCTAG